Proteins encoded by one window of Streptomyces sp. LX-29:
- a CDS encoding ATP-binding cassette domain-containing protein, whose amino-acid sequence MITTTGLTKVYRSRGREVTALDGVDLHVREGEVYGVLGQSGAGKSTLIRCVNLLERPSSGTVTVAGQDLTALAGRGPRAGKALREARTRIGMVFQHFNLISSRTVQDNIELPLEILGVSGRERSRKALELLDLVGLGDKARAYPAQLSGGQKQRVGIARALAGDPKVLLSDEATSALDPETTRSILQLLRDLNQQLGLTVLLITHEMDVVKTICDSAALMRRGRIVESGTVAGLLATPGSELAQALFPVGGQPSGPDRTVVDVTFQGEAATRPVISELARTYNIDISILGAAMDTVGGKQVGRMRIELPGRFEENVVPIGYLREQGLHVEVADVAADAADAGAVAGAAGAELLKDGAK is encoded by the coding sequence GTGATCACCACTACGGGCCTGACCAAGGTCTACCGCTCACGAGGCCGCGAGGTCACCGCCCTCGACGGCGTCGACCTCCACGTCCGCGAGGGAGAGGTGTACGGCGTCCTCGGCCAGAGCGGCGCCGGCAAGTCCACTCTCATCCGCTGCGTGAACCTGCTGGAGCGCCCCAGCTCCGGCACGGTCACCGTGGCCGGCCAGGACCTGACCGCGCTGGCCGGGCGCGGCCCGCGCGCCGGCAAGGCGCTGCGCGAGGCCCGTACCCGCATCGGCATGGTCTTCCAGCACTTCAACCTGATCTCCTCGCGGACCGTCCAGGACAACATCGAGCTGCCGCTGGAGATCCTGGGGGTCTCCGGCAGGGAGCGCTCCCGCAAGGCGCTGGAGCTGCTGGACCTGGTGGGCCTCGGCGACAAGGCCAGGGCCTACCCGGCGCAGCTCTCCGGCGGCCAGAAGCAGCGCGTCGGCATCGCCCGGGCGCTCGCCGGCGACCCGAAGGTGCTGCTCTCCGACGAGGCGACCAGCGCGCTGGACCCCGAGACCACCCGCTCCATCCTCCAGCTGCTGCGCGACCTCAACCAGCAACTGGGCCTGACCGTGCTGCTGATCACGCATGAGATGGACGTCGTCAAGACCATCTGCGACTCGGCCGCGCTGATGCGGCGCGGACGGATCGTGGAGTCCGGCACGGTCGCCGGGCTGCTGGCCACTCCGGGATCGGAGTTGGCGCAGGCGCTGTTCCCGGTGGGCGGTCAGCCCTCCGGCCCGGACCGCACCGTCGTGGACGTCACCTTCCAGGGGGAGGCCGCCACCCGGCCGGTCATCTCCGAGCTCGCCCGTACGTACAACATCGACATCTCCATCCTCGGTGCCGCCATGGACACCGTGGGCGGGAAGCAGGTCGGCCGGATGCGCATCGAGCTGCCCGGCCGGTTCGAGGAGAACGTGGTGCCGATCGGCTACCTGCGTGAGCAGGGACTGCATGTCGAGGTGGCGGACGTGGCGGCCGACGCCGCCGACGCCGGAGCCGTGGCCGGGGCGGCCGGGGCCGAGCTGCTGAAGGATGGTGCCAAGTGA
- a CDS encoding ABC transporter permease subunit — protein sequence MTWSEMQPLLEQAGDETFQMVGWSALIAILGGLPLGVLLVLTDRGGLLQNVVVNKVLGQIVNIARSMPFVILMVALMSLTRWVVGTTIGPDAAIVPLSIGAIPFFARLVETSVREVDPGLVEAVQSMGGSTWTVVRKVLLPESLPSLISSATTTVVALLGYSAMAGTVGGGGLGDLAIRYGYLRFENELMWIIVGILAVVIAVIQFIGDFAARAVSRRGRSAAPRLRLLRRPAPLPASASRPTKTPAESGAEPVSEASPTEAGPKAAASAPVPAQKRATAPSATVAESTETP from the coding sequence GTGACCTGGTCGGAGATGCAGCCGCTGCTGGAGCAGGCGGGTGACGAGACCTTCCAGATGGTCGGCTGGTCGGCGCTGATCGCCATCCTGGGCGGACTGCCGCTCGGCGTGCTGCTGGTGCTGACCGACCGCGGCGGGCTGCTGCAGAACGTGGTGGTCAACAAGGTCCTCGGGCAGATCGTCAACATCGCGCGCTCGATGCCGTTCGTGATCCTCATGGTCGCGCTGATGTCCCTCACCCGCTGGGTGGTCGGCACCACCATCGGCCCGGACGCCGCGATCGTGCCGCTGTCGATCGGCGCCATCCCGTTCTTCGCCCGGCTGGTGGAGACCTCGGTGCGCGAGGTGGACCCGGGGCTGGTCGAGGCGGTGCAGTCGATGGGCGGCTCCACCTGGACCGTCGTCCGCAAGGTGCTGCTGCCCGAGTCGCTGCCGTCGTTGATCTCCAGTGCGACCACCACCGTCGTCGCGCTGCTGGGCTACTCGGCGATGGCCGGCACCGTCGGCGGCGGCGGCCTGGGCGACCTGGCCATCCGCTACGGCTATCTGCGGTTCGAGAACGAACTGATGTGGATCATCGTCGGCATCCTCGCCGTGGTGATCGCCGTCATCCAGTTCATCGGCGACTTCGCCGCCCGTGCCGTGTCCCGGCGCGGTCGCTCGGCGGCCCCGCGGCTGCGGCTGCTTCGCCGCCCGGCGCCCCTGCCGGCGTCCGCGTCGCGGCCCACGAAGACCCCGGCCGAGTCCGGTGCGGAGCCCGTGAGCGAGGCGTCCCCGACGGAGGCCGGGCCCAAGGCGGCCGCGTCCGCCCCGGTGCCCGCACAGAAGCGGGCCACCGCCCCCTCGGCGACGGTCGCCGAATCCACCGAGACCCCCTGA
- a CDS encoding MetQ/NlpA family ABC transporter substrate-binding protein: protein MRNTIKIATTVLAAGALTLGLTACGSDKKSGSGENDPLVIAASPVPHAEILDFVKDNLAEKAGLKLEVREFTDYVTPNTATEDGSVDANYFQNQPYLDDFNKKKGTHIVPVVTVHLEPLGLYSDTAKSVDALEKGGTVGIPNDTVNEARALKLLDANGIITLKKGVGNEATPDDIEKNPKDLEFKELEAAALPRTLEDLDAAVINGNYAIESDLKPSEDALVLESPKDNPYGNFLAVKEGKEKDARVLKLKKLLTSPEVKKFIEDKYKGSVIASF from the coding sequence GTGCGTAACACCATCAAGATCGCCACCACCGTTCTCGCCGCCGGCGCCCTCACCCTCGGGCTCACCGCCTGCGGAAGCGACAAGAAGTCCGGCAGCGGCGAGAACGACCCCCTGGTCATCGCCGCGAGCCCGGTCCCGCACGCGGAGATCCTCGACTTCGTCAAGGACAACCTGGCGGAGAAGGCGGGGCTGAAGCTGGAGGTGAGGGAGTTCACCGACTACGTCACGCCGAACACGGCGACCGAGGACGGCTCGGTGGACGCCAACTACTTCCAGAACCAGCCCTACCTCGACGACTTCAACAAGAAGAAGGGCACCCACATCGTGCCCGTCGTCACGGTGCACCTGGAGCCCCTGGGCCTGTACTCCGACACGGCCAAGTCGGTCGACGCCCTGGAGAAGGGCGGGACCGTCGGCATCCCCAACGACACGGTCAACGAGGCCCGCGCCCTCAAGCTGCTGGACGCCAACGGCATCATCACCCTCAAGAAGGGCGTCGGCAACGAGGCCACCCCGGACGACATCGAGAAGAACCCCAAGGACCTGGAGTTCAAGGAGCTGGAGGCGGCAGCGCTGCCCCGGACCCTCGAGGACCTCGACGCCGCGGTGATCAACGGCAACTACGCCATCGAGTCCGACCTCAAGCCCTCCGAGGACGCTCTGGTCCTGGAGTCGCCCAAGGACAACCCCTACGGCAACTTCCTGGCCGTCAAGGAGGGCAAGGAGAAGGACGCCCGGGTCCTGAAGCTCAAGAAGCTGCTCACCTCGCCCGAGGTGAAGAAGTTCATCGAGGACAAGTACAAGGGCTCCGTCATCGCCTCCTTCTGA
- a CDS encoding GNAT family N-acetyltransferase, whose product MTSTFPDISINTDRLVLRPFELADIPELTDMMNDELVTAWTPVPHPYTAADAREWITRIAPAERTSGRGIVFAVTEFLTQRLVGIAHLRNTDWRCLASEIAYVTAPWARGEGYASESVLAVTGWLFRDQKFERLELRTPADNTAAQQVAQKVGCISEGVLRNAWIARAQTEDGSWTDIRTDLIIWSLLPEDLEGGLGELAGELGYAGFAEWG is encoded by the coding sequence ATGACATCCACCTTCCCGGATATCTCCATCAACACGGACCGGCTGGTGCTGCGCCCGTTCGAGCTCGCGGACATCCCCGAGCTCACGGACATGATGAACGACGAACTCGTCACCGCCTGGACGCCGGTGCCCCATCCCTACACCGCCGCCGACGCCCGCGAGTGGATCACCCGGATCGCTCCGGCCGAGCGCACCTCGGGCCGCGGCATCGTCTTCGCCGTCACGGAGTTCCTCACCCAGCGGCTGGTGGGCATCGCCCATCTGCGCAACACCGACTGGCGCTGCCTGGCCAGCGAGATCGCCTATGTCACCGCCCCCTGGGCGCGCGGCGAGGGGTACGCCTCCGAGTCCGTCCTCGCCGTGACGGGCTGGCTCTTCCGGGACCAGAAGTTCGAACGGCTCGAGCTGCGCACACCCGCCGACAACACCGCCGCGCAACAGGTCGCACAGAAGGTCGGCTGCATCAGCGAGGGCGTGCTGCGCAACGCCTGGATAGCGCGGGCCCAGACCGAGGACGGGAGCTGGACGGACATCCGCACCGACCTCATCATCTGGAGCCTGCTCCCGGAGGATCTCGAAGGCGGCCTCGGTGAGCTGGCGGGCGAACTCGGCTACGCCGGCTTCGCGGAGTGGGGCTAG